In a genomic window of Cydia fagiglandana chromosome 8, ilCydFagi1.1, whole genome shotgun sequence:
- the LOC134666694 gene encoding uncharacterized protein LOC134666694 isoform X2, with translation MYDPLGLLSPAIIIAKILLQKLWLCRLDWDSEVPEEVASAWRRYILTHTQHIHSLRIPRYVMNASAHCTQLHFFCDASQSAYGACAYVRSLSGHNNEVITVHLLCSKSKVAPLKSVTIAKLELLGALLAARLYAKVIKSLKVKFDSVYFWCDSTIVLGWVRMSPHTLKTFVQNRVSEINELTGSAQWLHSEHIRLLHAPPSLLLATIKDCWWPLGGTNLAKRVVRTCVTCIRMKAKTFAPIMGNLPSLRLEPGFAFMSCGVDYAGPVYVLNRRGRGAKPQKAYICLIVCFTTRAVYLDLVTSLSTEGYLLALKRFISRRGKPNVIYSDNGRCFVGAMKELSSFLQNNASSIIECAANDNINLHFNPPYAPHMSGLCERAVQSCKYHLKRVIGNANLTFEEFSTVLAQSEALLNSRPMHPLSTDPNDLSALTPAHFLIGRPLTAPPCRDLTAETGRLPRYEMLEKMRQHFWQRWSKQYISELQTRTKWQTHGQDIVQNSLVLVKEDNLPPLKWRLGRVVALFTGHDGVSRVADVKTASGTIRRAFTKLCPLLMTPESEAAPAPSTSTQPH, from the exons ATGTATGACCCTCTCGGGTTACTTTCGCCGGCCATAATTATTGCCAAAATTTTACTCCAAAAACTATGGTTGTGCCGCTTAGATTGGGACTCGGAAGTACCTGAGGAGGTCGCATCAGCCTGGCGTAGATACATACTCACACATACCCAACATATACATAGCCTCCGCATTCCTCGTTATGTTATGAATGCGTCTGCGCATTGCACACAGTTGCACTTTTTTTGTGATGCTAGTCAATCGGCCTATGGAGCCTGTGCATATGTGCGTTCGCTTTCGGGACATAATAATGAGGTCATAACAGTGCATCTGTTGTGTTCGAAGAGTAAAGTCGCTCCTTTGAAATCCGTCACTATCGCGAAACTTGAGTTGCTAGGCGCGCTGTTAGCTGCTAGGCTGTACGCAAAAGTAATTAAATCGCTCAAAGTGAAGTTCGATTCTGTGTATTTTTGGTGTGATAGCACAATCGTTCTAGGGTGGGTCCGAATGTCACCCCACACCCTTAAAACCTTTGTTCAAAACAGAGTGTCTGAGATAAACGAGTTAACCGGGAGCGCGCAGTGGTTACAT AGTGAACACATACGATTACTGCATGCGCCTCCTAGTCTCCTGCTTGCTACTATCAAAGACTGCTGGTGGCCTCTCGGAGGCACTAATTTAGCAAAGCGAGTAGTACGCACCTGTGTAACCTGCATTCGCATGAAGGCGAAAACGTTCGCGCCTATAATGGGTAACTTACCTTCACTACGTTTGGAACCCGGGTTCGCCTTTATGAGCTGCGGGGTAGACTACGCGGGGCCAGTATACGTACTTAACCGTAGGGGTAGGGGCGCTAAGCCTCAAAAGGCATACATCTGTCTGATAGTTTGCTTCACGACGCGCGCGGTTTATCTTGATTTGGTCACAAGTCTTAGTACCGAAGGATACCTACTCGCACTTAAACGCTTTATTTCGCGCCGTGGTAAACCTAACGTCATATATTCCGATAATGGCCGTTGCTTTGTAGGGGCGATGAAAGAACTTTCGTCATTCCTACAAAACAATGCGAGTAGTATCATTGAGTGCGCCgctaatgataacattaatttgcATTTTAACCCCCCTTACGCTCCACATATGTCAGGTTTGTGTGAGAGAGCTGTACAGTCTTGCAAATATCACCTGAAGCGCGTTATTGGCAACGCGAATTTAACTTTTGAGGAATTTAGCACGGTTTTAGCACAGTCTGAAGCCCTACTGAATTCCAGACCCATGCATCCTCTTTCCACAGACCCAAACGACCTTTCCGCATTAACTCCAGCTCATTTCCTTATTGGCCGACCGCTGACAGCGCCGCCCTGCAGGGACTTGACGGCAGAGACGGGCCGGCTCCCACGCTACGAGATGCTGGAGAAAATGCGACAACACTTTTGGCAGCGGTGGTCGAAACAATATATTTCTGAGCTGCAGACCAGAACGAAGTGGCAGACGCACGGCCAGGATATCGTTCAGAACTCCTTAGTTCTGGTCAAGGAAGATAACCTACCACCCCTCAAATGGCGTTTGGGACGGGTGGTAGCTCTGTTCACAGGACACGACGGAGTCTCCCGCGTCGCTGACGTGAAAACAGCGAGCGGGACCATACGCAGGGCTTTCACCAAGCTTTGCCCTCTCTTGATGACGCCAGAGAGTGAAGCTGCGCCAGCCCCATCTACATCAACACAACCACATTGA
- the LOC134666694 gene encoding uncharacterized protein LOC134666694 isoform X1 encodes MYDPLGLLSPAIIIAKILLQKLWLCRLDWDSEVPEEVASAWRRYILTHTQHIHSLRIPRYVMNASAHCTQLHFFCDASQSAYGACAYVRSLSGHNNEVITVHLLCSKSKVAPLKSVTIAKLELLGALLAARLYAKVIKSLKVKFDSVYFWCDSTIVLGWVRMSPHTLKTFVQNRVSEINELTGSAQWLHVSSKNNAADLVSRGLELDALINNSFWFNGPPFLHEPESDWLPSTLSRTSEIIPADLPEIKTNTISMTSQVNTDVFEFDRFSSFNRLRRAGAYVLRFINNTRIKNKINRKTGPLTVDELNASMQHLARLSQMKSFPVEYDKMINNLPVKHTRGINKLNVFLDTDKLIRVGGRISNATSFSYDKKHPILLCSKHRFTQLLFQSEHIRLLHAPPSLLLATIKDCWWPLGGTNLAKRVVRTCVTCIRMKAKTFAPIMDPNDLSALTPAHFLIGRPLTAPPCRDLTAETGRLPRYEMLEKMRQHFWQRWSKQYISELQTRTKWQTHGQDIVQNSLVLVKEDNLPPLKWRLGRVVALFTGHDGVSRVADVKTASGTIRRAFTKLCPLLMTPESEAAPAPSTSTQPH; translated from the exons ATGTATGACCCTCTCGGGTTACTTTCGCCGGCCATAATTATTGCCAAAATTTTACTCCAAAAACTATGGTTGTGCCGCTTAGATTGGGACTCGGAAGTACCTGAGGAGGTCGCATCAGCCTGGCGTAGATACATACTCACACATACCCAACATATACATAGCCTCCGCATTCCTCGTTATGTTATGAATGCGTCTGCGCATTGCACACAGTTGCACTTTTTTTGTGATGCTAGTCAATCGGCCTATGGAGCCTGTGCATATGTGCGTTCGCTTTCGGGACATAATAATGAGGTCATAACAGTGCATCTGTTGTGTTCGAAGAGTAAAGTCGCTCCTTTGAAATCCGTCACTATCGCGAAACTTGAGTTGCTAGGCGCGCTGTTAGCTGCTAGGCTGTACGCAAAAGTAATTAAATCGCTCAAAGTGAAGTTCGATTCTGTGTATTTTTGGTGTGATAGCACAATCGTTCTAGGGTGGGTCCGAATGTCACCCCACACCCTTAAAACCTTTGTTCAAAACAGAGTGTCTGAGATAAACGAGTTAACCGGGAGCGCGCAGTGGTTACATGTAAGTAGCAAAAATAACGCAGCTGATTTAGTTAGCCGCGGCCTTGAACTTGACGCGCTTATCAATAATTCGTTCTGGTTCAACGGACCGCCCTTTTTGCATGAACCAGAATCTGACTGGTTACCTAGTACTTTATCGCGCACTTCTGAAATAATACCGGCCGATTTacctgaaataaaaacaaatacaatTAGTATGACAAGCCAAGTTAACACCGATGTATTCGAATTCGACAGGTTTTCGTCTTTTAACCGCTTACGGCGCGCGGGTGCTTATGTTTTACGATTTATAAACAACACAcgcattaaaaacaaaataaatcgtAAAACTGGCCCGCTGACTGTTGACGAATTGAATGCATCGATGCAACATCTGGCGCGTCTTTCGCAAATGAAATCTTTTCCTGTCGAGTATGATAAGATGATAAATAACTTACCTGTTAAACACACGCGCgggattaataaattaaatgtctTTCTAGACACCGATAAACTGATAAGGGTCGGTGGTCGTATTAGTAATGCGACTAGTTTTTCATACGACAAAAAACATccgattttgctttgttcgaaACATCGTTTCACACAGCTTTTGTTTCAGAGTGAACACATACGATTACTGCATGCGCCTCCTAGTCTCCTGCTTGCTACTATCAAAGACTGCTGGTGGCCTCTCGGAGGCACTAATTTAGCAAAGCGAGTAGTACGCACCTGTGTAACCTGCATTCGCATGAAGGCGAAAACGTTCGCGCCTATAATGG ACCCAAACGACCTTTCCGCATTAACTCCAGCTCATTTCCTTATTGGCCGACCGCTGACAGCGCCGCCCTGCAGGGACTTGACGGCAGAGACGGGCCGGCTCCCACGCTACGAGATGCTGGAGAAAATGCGACAACACTTTTGGCAGCGGTGGTCGAAACAATATATTTCTGAGCTGCAGACCAGAACGAAGTGGCAGACGCACGGCCAGGATATCGTTCAGAACTCCTTAGTTCTGGTCAAGGAAGATAACCTACCACCCCTCAAATGGCGTTTGGGACGGGTGGTAGCTCTGTTCACAGGACACGACGGAGTCTCCCGCGTCGCTGACGTGAAAACAGCGAGCGGGACCATACGCAGGGCTTTCACCAAGCTTTGCCCTCTCTTGATGACGCCAGAGAGTGAAGCTGCGCCAGCCCCATCTACATCAACACAACCACATTGA